A part of Gramella sp. MAR_2010_147 genomic DNA contains:
- a CDS encoding DinB family protein encodes MIKSDLTKGEIGDFYWGYINRIPGDAELIQTLRNNTKEFSDFLESIPEDKWAHRYAPEKWSILEMVQHIIDTERIFQYRALCFARNENAALPGFDHDVYVLNSDAEIRKPSDLIEEFNSVRDSGIFLFKNLTEQKLKLNGNMNDMNATPRAIGFIMAGHALHHKEIISNKYL; translated from the coding sequence ATGATTAAATCAGATTTAACAAAGGGTGAGATTGGTGATTTTTATTGGGGTTATATTAATAGAATTCCTGGTGATGCCGAACTAATTCAAACCTTAAGGAATAATACAAAAGAGTTTAGTGATTTTCTGGAGTCTATCCCAGAGGATAAATGGGCTCATCGCTATGCTCCTGAAAAATGGAGTATTCTTGAAATGGTTCAGCATATTATTGATACCGAGAGAATTTTTCAATATAGAGCCCTTTGTTTTGCGAGGAATGAAAATGCAGCTTTACCGGGCTTTGATCATGATGTGTATGTGCTAAATTCTGATGCTGAAATACGTAAACCTTCAGATCTTATTGAAGAGTTTAACTCTGTAAGGGATTCAGGTATCTTTTTGTTTAAAAATCTTACGGAGCAGAAACTTAAACTTAACGGTAATATGAATGATATGAATGCTACGCCCCGGGCCATTGGTTTTATTATGGCCGGGCATGCATTACATCACAAGGAAATTATTAGCAATAAATATCTTTGA
- a CDS encoding phosphoenolpyruvate carboxylase, with product MHREPRLDRFNDNVLAKYQVYNSIFLTLPYDDIRQTGALLPLFQEVCETGFENNQNPSQIVDRFFNKYGENPTEEEKVDLLFRFIQYIERQVVLFDAIEDASFSIVNNMDGRGTLRSVKEEAEAKQKTEELKEYLKRFNVRPTLTAHPTQFYPGTVLGIITDLDKAIQKNDLVKIKQLLAQLGKTPFFKKEKPTPYDEAVNLIWYFENVFYQSASKIHNYIQQNIFDGEDIGNQVVNLGFWPGGDRDGNPFVTTDITLRVAKRLRRTILLNYYRDIRKLKRKLTFREVHELMTEIERSLYDSAISKSGNIKISLEDFKSKLLKIKDILKKQHQSLFIDDVDDMLNKLHLFGYHFATLDIRQDSSIHQEVLEDLSKLQPELIPADYNDLDDAKQIELLSNVQGKLDPEEMEEGMTKATISSIYAMQEIQKKSGEMGANRYIISNCGSVQGVLQPFAFLRMTGWEKPSVDVIPLFETVPDLQDAHNVMEQLYTNPVYKEHLERRGNKQTIMLGFSDGTKDGGYLMANWSIYKAKESLTKVSREYGIKVVFFDGRGGPPARGGGKTHQFYASLGPTIENEEIHLTVQGQTISSNFGTKDSCTYNLEQLLSSGVSNEIFSNGKNALKDEDRQTMTELAEISYKTYTNFKKHPRFIPYLEKMSTLKYYAKTNIGSRPSKRNKSAELNLSDLRAIPFVGSWSQLKQNVPGFFGVGTAMEKLEQDGNFDKVKQLYENSEFFKTLLENSMMSLTKSFFPLTAYMQNDEEFGEFWKLIHEEFERTKKMLLKVTGYNVLMQNQPAGRASIQARERIVLPLLTIQQHALRMVQELSKDPDKTGEKLETFEKMVTRSLYGNINASRNSA from the coding sequence ATGCACAGAGAACCAAGATTAGATAGATTTAATGATAACGTGCTTGCAAAATACCAGGTTTATAACAGTATATTCTTAACCCTGCCGTATGATGATATTAGACAGACGGGAGCACTCCTGCCTTTGTTTCAGGAAGTATGTGAAACAGGCTTTGAGAATAACCAAAATCCTTCACAAATTGTAGATAGATTTTTTAATAAATACGGAGAGAACCCTACAGAGGAAGAAAAGGTAGATCTCCTTTTTAGATTTATTCAATATATAGAAAGACAGGTAGTACTTTTTGATGCCATTGAAGATGCTTCGTTCTCTATAGTGAATAATATGGATGGCCGCGGAACTCTTAGAAGTGTAAAAGAAGAGGCTGAAGCGAAGCAAAAAACAGAAGAATTAAAAGAATACTTAAAAAGATTTAATGTAAGGCCAACACTTACTGCACATCCCACCCAGTTCTATCCTGGTACGGTATTAGGTATTATTACAGATTTGGATAAGGCAATTCAAAAGAATGATCTTGTTAAGATCAAGCAATTACTGGCTCAATTGGGTAAAACCCCGTTCTTTAAGAAGGAAAAGCCTACGCCCTACGATGAGGCTGTAAATCTTATTTGGTATTTCGAGAATGTATTCTATCAAAGTGCCAGTAAGATCCATAATTACATTCAGCAGAATATATTTGACGGTGAAGACATTGGCAATCAAGTGGTGAATTTAGGTTTCTGGCCCGGGGGTGATCGTGACGGAAATCCTTTTGTAACTACAGATATTACCCTGAGAGTAGCAAAAAGATTAAGAAGAACCATACTTCTTAATTATTACAGGGATATTCGAAAATTGAAAAGGAAGTTAACTTTTAGAGAGGTACATGAGTTAATGACTGAAATAGAAAGAAGCCTCTATGACTCTGCCATTTCTAAATCGGGGAATATTAAAATTTCACTTGAAGACTTTAAGTCTAAACTGCTCAAGATCAAAGACATTCTTAAAAAGCAACATCAATCCCTGTTTATTGATGATGTAGATGATATGCTAAATAAATTACATTTGTTTGGCTATCATTTTGCTACTTTAGATATCCGTCAGGATTCAAGTATACATCAGGAAGTATTGGAAGATTTAAGTAAGCTTCAGCCAGAATTAATTCCAGCTGATTATAATGATCTGGATGATGCTAAACAAATTGAACTATTGAGCAATGTACAGGGTAAACTCGATCCTGAAGAGATGGAAGAAGGAATGACAAAAGCTACGATCTCTTCTATATATGCAATGCAGGAAATTCAGAAGAAGAGTGGAGAGATGGGAGCAAATCGCTATATAATTAGTAATTGCGGAAGTGTACAGGGAGTACTTCAGCCATTTGCATTTTTAAGAATGACTGGTTGGGAAAAACCAAGTGTAGATGTTATACCTTTATTTGAAACGGTTCCAGATCTTCAGGATGCCCACAATGTAATGGAACAGCTTTATACAAACCCGGTATATAAAGAACATTTAGAAAGAAGAGGGAATAAGCAAACGATCATGTTAGGTTTTAGCGACGGAACCAAAGATGGCGGATATTTAATGGCAAACTGGAGCATTTATAAGGCAAAAGAATCTTTGACTAAAGTTTCCAGGGAATATGGAATTAAAGTAGTATTTTTTGATGGTAGAGGAGGACCACCAGCAAGAGGAGGTGGTAAAACACATCAATTTTATGCTTCACTAGGCCCAACCATAGAAAACGAAGAAATTCATCTTACCGTTCAGGGGCAAACGATCAGTTCTAATTTCGGAACTAAAGATTCCTGTACTTATAATCTTGAGCAATTGCTAAGTTCAGGAGTTTCTAATGAGATTTTCAGTAATGGTAAAAATGCTTTAAAAGACGAGGATAGGCAGACCATGACGGAGTTAGCAGAAATAAGTTATAAGACATATACTAACTTCAAGAAACATCCAAGGTTTATACCTTACCTTGAAAAGATGAGTACCTTAAAATATTATGCCAAAACAAATATTGGTAGTAGACCATCAAAACGTAACAAATCGGCTGAACTGAATCTTTCAGATCTTAGGGCGATTCCGTTTGTAGGAAGTTGGAGCCAATTGAAACAAAATGTCCCTGGTTTTTTTGGTGTTGGAACTGCTATGGAAAAACTAGAGCAGGATGGTAATTTTGATAAGGTGAAACAACTTTATGAGAATTCAGAATTTTTCAAGACATTACTGGAAAATAGTATGATGAGTCTTACTAAGTCATTCTTTCCTTTAACGGCGTACATGCAAAATGATGAAGAGTTTGGAGAGTTCTGGAAACTAATTCATGAAGAGTTTGAAAGAACGAAGAAAATGTTGCTAAAGGTAACCGGGTACAATGTTCTAATGCAAAATCAGCCGGCAGGAAGGGCTTCTATCCAGGCTCGTGAAAGAATTGTATTGCCGTTGCTTACCATTCAACAACATGCATTAAGAATGGTACAGGAATTAAGTAAAGATCCCGATAAGACCGGCGAGAAACTGGAAACCTTCGAGAAAATGGTAACTCGTTCACTTTATGGAAATATTAATGCAAGTAGAAATTCAGCTTAA
- a CDS encoding winged helix-turn-helix transcriptional regulator encodes MAKFKLDETDHQILDMLIENTRTPFTDIAKKLLISAGTVHVRVKKMEEAGIIIGSSLTLDYKKLGYAFIAYVGVFLKNTSQTKFVLERINEIPFVTVAHVTTGKFNVFCKIRAKNTQHAKDIIFLLDDIEGVYRTETMISLEESINDKKRLMHSIFKDM; translated from the coding sequence ATGGCCAAGTTTAAATTAGACGAAACAGACCACCAGATTCTTGATATGCTTATTGAGAATACAAGGACACCATTTACAGATATTGCCAAAAAACTACTTATTTCTGCCGGAACGGTACATGTGAGAGTGAAGAAGATGGAAGAAGCAGGAATTATTATTGGTTCCTCTTTAACCTTAGATTATAAAAAGCTTGGATATGCCTTTATTGCATATGTAGGTGTATTTCTTAAAAATACTTCTCAAACTAAATTTGTTCTTGAAAGGATAAATGAGATTCCTTTTGTGACTGTAGCTCACGTTACTACTGGTAAGTTCAACGTTTTTTGTAAAATTCGCGCAAAAAACACACAACACGCCAAGGATATTATCTTCTTACTTGATGATATCGAAGGGGTGTATAGAACGGAAACAATGATTTCTCTAGAAGAGAGTATTAATGATAAAAAACGACTGATGCACTCTATTTTTAAAGACATGTAA
- a CDS encoding M14 family zinc carboxypeptidase has product MKNLELRDLFEDDSYNQIKFKEVTGRYVTNSSLEIVRDLFKNDFEVEELGKSVENRPVYKFRIGTGKLKVLIWSQMHGNESTTTKAVFDLLNSFKLNSEEKVISGILSACTIYVIPVLNPDGAQAYTRVNANSVDLNRDLQDLSQPESRLLKGIYEDFQPDFCLNLHDQRTIFSAGKKAESAILSFLTPSKDKERSIDYSRRQSMSLIAGMAKDLYAYLPESIGRYDDAFNINCAGDTFQNLSTPTILFEAGHTPGDYDREVTRKHVYRALLSCIYQIAQNNSRDLEYEEYFKIPENQKLFNDVIIRNAKINGKLKDVSIQFKETLNKNKIEFVPVIERIAPKISNFGHREIDAEENVLEFPDNSEITENVIVNKIILNSAELEVKYG; this is encoded by the coding sequence ATGAAGAACTTAGAGCTGAGAGATCTCTTTGAGGATGACTCTTATAATCAGATAAAATTTAAAGAAGTTACAGGTAGGTATGTCACCAATTCCAGTCTTGAGATTGTCAGGGATCTATTTAAAAATGATTTTGAAGTTGAAGAATTGGGGAAATCTGTTGAGAATAGACCTGTCTATAAATTTAGAATTGGAACCGGTAAATTGAAAGTTCTTATTTGGTCTCAGATGCACGGCAATGAGTCTACTACCACCAAAGCTGTTTTTGATCTTCTGAATTCTTTCAAATTGAATTCTGAAGAAAAAGTAATTTCAGGTATCCTAAGTGCCTGTACCATATATGTAATCCCAGTTCTTAATCCCGATGGAGCCCAGGCTTATACACGCGTAAATGCAAACTCTGTAGATCTCAATCGTGATCTACAGGATCTTAGTCAGCCGGAAAGCAGGTTGCTGAAGGGTATTTATGAGGATTTTCAACCTGATTTCTGTTTAAATCTTCACGATCAACGTACCATTTTTAGCGCTGGGAAGAAAGCTGAATCGGCTATCTTATCATTTCTTACGCCGTCAAAAGATAAAGAGAGGAGTATTGATTATTCGAGAAGGCAAAGTATGAGCCTGATAGCTGGAATGGCTAAAGATCTCTATGCTTATTTGCCCGAGTCTATAGGAAGGTATGACGATGCATTCAATATTAATTGTGCGGGAGACACCTTTCAAAATTTATCTACTCCAACCATCCTTTTTGAGGCGGGTCACACTCCGGGTGATTATGATCGGGAAGTCACAAGAAAGCATGTTTACCGGGCTTTACTCTCTTGTATTTATCAAATTGCTCAAAATAATTCGAGAGATTTGGAATATGAAGAGTATTTTAAAATTCCTGAAAATCAGAAATTATTTAATGATGTGATTATCCGGAATGCAAAAATTAATGGAAAGCTAAAGGATGTGAGTATTCAGTTTAAAGAAACTTTAAATAAAAATAAGATTGAATTCGTACCGGTTATTGAGAGAATAGCTCCAAAAATTTCCAATTTTGGGCACAGGGAGATTGATGCAGAGGAAAATGTCCTGGAGTTTCCGGATAATTCAGAAATTACCGAAAACGTTATAGTTAATAAAATTATCTTAAATAGTGCAGAATTGGAGGTTAAATACGGATAA
- a CDS encoding helix-turn-helix transcriptional regulator, with amino-acid sequence MVNTEKFASRLNKILEYHDISAASFADKIEVGRSSISHILSGRNKPSLDFVMKVVKNFPEVELYWLLNGKGNFPSTSESQGQTGTDNKKVQGPARSLEKKNLHQYENENPVSLTPGSSGKTIQKIVIFYTDGSFEAFEN; translated from the coding sequence ATGGTAAACACTGAAAAATTTGCTTCAAGGCTCAATAAAATTCTGGAATATCATGATATTTCAGCGGCATCCTTTGCTGATAAAATTGAAGTTGGACGCTCCTCTATTTCCCATATTCTATCGGGCAGAAATAAACCGAGTCTTGATTTTGTAATGAAAGTTGTAAAGAATTTTCCCGAGGTAGAATTGTATTGGTTGTTAAATGGTAAAGGAAATTTTCCTTCTACTTCAGAATCCCAAGGCCAAACTGGGACTGATAATAAAAAAGTTCAGGGTCCAGCACGATCACTTGAAAAAAAGAATTTACATCAGTATGAAAACGAAAATCCGGTTTCTCTTACTCCCGGAAGTTCCGGAAAAACGATTCAGAAAATAGTTATTTTTTATACTGATGGTAGTTTTGAGGCTTTTGAAAATTGA
- a CDS encoding DNA topoisomerase IV: protein MKRFLPLLAILLFNSCFNAQRNCEDFKTGTFQFETYINGELQSSRFIRNDSIEIEEYQGKTDTSSVRWINDCEYILKNTNPQGMAEEKPIHIKILTTTRNGYKFEYGQVGDPKKARGEVRKIDED, encoded by the coding sequence ATGAAAAGATTCTTACCGCTATTGGCTATTCTCCTATTCAATTCCTGTTTCAATGCTCAGAGAAACTGTGAGGATTTTAAAACCGGTACTTTTCAATTTGAAACCTACATAAATGGTGAATTACAATCTTCCAGGTTTATTAGGAATGATAGTATCGAAATTGAGGAATACCAGGGTAAGACAGATACTTCCTCGGTTAGATGGATCAATGATTGTGAATACATACTAAAAAACACGAATCCGCAGGGAATGGCAGAAGAAAAGCCAATTCATATTAAAATACTTACCACAACCAGAAATGGGTACAAATTTGAATATGGCCAGGTAGGAGATCCTAAAAAAGCCAGAGGAGAAGTAAGAAAAATTGACGAAGACTAA
- the mscL gene encoding large conductance mechanosensitive channel protein MscL produces MGLFKEFKEFAVKGNMIDMAVGIIIGTAFNKVVDVLVKEIIMPPLSMLTDGVSYENRKIVLREGFGVEGGENYIEEVSIGYGLLIETLIDFLVIGFVVFLVIKFMNRFRNKAQDPKNTQVVTPKDIELLSSLNDKMEEQNKLLRERQN; encoded by the coding sequence ATGGGATTATTTAAAGAGTTCAAAGAATTTGCTGTAAAAGGCAACATGATAGATATGGCGGTGGGTATCATTATTGGTACTGCATTCAATAAAGTTGTTGATGTCCTGGTAAAGGAGATCATTATGCCGCCCTTAAGTATGCTTACCGACGGGGTTAGTTATGAAAATAGAAAGATCGTTCTTCGAGAAGGCTTTGGTGTTGAAGGTGGGGAAAATTATATAGAAGAAGTTTCTATTGGTTATGGTTTATTAATTGAGACCCTTATAGATTTCCTGGTAATTGGATTTGTTGTTTTTCTGGTAATAAAATTCATGAATCGATTTAGAAATAAGGCTCAGGACCCAAAAAACACTCAGGTTGTCACTCCTAAGGATATAGAATTACTTTCCAGTTTGAACGATAAAATGGAGGAGCAGAATAAGCTGCTACGTGAAAGACAAAATTAG
- a CDS encoding DNA gyrase/topoisomerase IV subunit A, with amino-acid sequence MEENQEGAQEEQFESKEELIKVTGMYKDWFLDYASYVILERAVPAIEDGFKPVQRRIMHSMKDLDDGRYNKVANIVGHTMQYHPHGDASIGDAMVQIGQKDILIDTQGNWGNILTGDRAAAPRYIEARLSKFALEVLFSPKLTEWQLSYDGRKQEPVNLPVKFPMLLAQGAEGIAVGLSTRFLPHNFNELIDASINHLRGKKFTIYPDFPTGGIADISNYNDGKRGGRVRIRAKINQLDKNTLVINEIPYGTNTSSLIDSILKANDKGKIKIKKIEDNTAAEVEILIHLPNNLSPDKTIDALYAFTQCENSLAPLGCVIIDHKPVFLGVSDVLRRSTDHTLHLLKRELEIKLEELEEQWHFASLERIFIENRIYRDIEEEETWEGVIQAIDRGLKPHTKHLKRAVTEEDIVRLTEIRIKRISKFDIDKAQQKIDALEGEIGTVKHHLDNLVDFAVDYFKKLKKDYGTGKERKTDLRLFEDIEATKVVIRNTKLYVNRAEGFVGTSLKKDEYVTECSDIDDVICFTADGKMMVTKVDSKTFIGKDIIHVAIFKKKDKRTTYNMIYRDGKAGNTYVKRFAVTSVTRDREYDLSQGKKDSKVLYFSANPNGEAEVITVLLRQVGSIRKVKFDLDFAEILIKGRNVKGNLVTKYSVKRIELKEEGVSTLKPRRIWFDDTVKRLNVDERGELLGEFRGEDRLLIVTQDGVAKTIKPELTTRFDNEIIVLEKWIKDKPVSAIYWEAEKERFYVKRFLIEHPDKEEKFISDHEDSFLELVSTDYYPMAEIVYTKPKGKERRENEKVNIEEFIAIKGIKALGNQLTSEKVNEINLLDPMPFVKEVSESNEDNNNEDSEEEITGESIKAGKIKTPDKKSNPDDQPSLFDE; translated from the coding sequence ATGGAAGAAAATCAAGAAGGAGCTCAGGAGGAGCAGTTTGAGAGTAAAGAAGAACTTATAAAAGTAACCGGCATGTACAAAGACTGGTTCCTGGATTATGCTTCATACGTGATCCTGGAACGGGCAGTACCTGCAATTGAAGACGGTTTTAAACCCGTACAGCGTAGAATCATGCATTCTATGAAAGATCTTGATGATGGCCGTTATAATAAGGTTGCCAATATTGTTGGGCACACCATGCAGTATCACCCGCATGGGGATGCGAGTATTGGGGATGCAATGGTTCAAATTGGGCAAAAAGATATATTAATAGATACACAGGGAAACTGGGGAAATATCCTTACTGGTGATCGCGCTGCCGCTCCTCGTTATATCGAGGCCAGGCTTTCAAAATTTGCGCTGGAAGTTCTTTTTAGTCCGAAACTGACTGAATGGCAACTATCTTATGACGGTAGAAAGCAGGAACCGGTGAATCTTCCGGTGAAATTTCCAATGTTGCTTGCACAGGGAGCTGAAGGGATTGCGGTAGGATTAAGTACAAGGTTTTTACCACATAATTTTAACGAACTAATTGATGCCTCCATAAATCATTTACGCGGAAAAAAGTTCACTATTTATCCTGATTTTCCAACTGGTGGGATTGCAGATATTTCTAATTACAATGATGGAAAACGAGGCGGGAGAGTTCGAATTAGGGCAAAGATCAATCAGCTGGATAAAAACACGCTGGTGATCAATGAAATTCCTTACGGTACCAATACGTCCAGTTTAATTGACTCCATTCTCAAGGCCAATGATAAAGGGAAGATCAAGATCAAAAAGATCGAAGATAATACAGCAGCAGAAGTAGAGATCCTAATTCATTTACCAAATAACTTATCTCCAGATAAAACGATCGATGCTCTTTATGCATTTACGCAATGCGAAAACTCTTTAGCACCGCTTGGTTGTGTAATTATAGATCACAAACCAGTATTTTTAGGAGTTTCTGATGTTTTACGAAGATCTACAGATCATACATTACACCTGTTAAAACGGGAATTGGAGATAAAGCTCGAGGAGCTGGAAGAACAATGGCATTTTGCTTCTTTAGAAAGAATCTTTATTGAAAACCGTATTTATCGGGATATTGAAGAAGAGGAAACGTGGGAAGGAGTGATCCAGGCGATAGATAGAGGGTTAAAACCGCATACTAAACATTTAAAAAGAGCCGTAACCGAAGAAGATATCGTTAGGCTGACCGAAATTAGGATCAAGAGAATTTCAAAATTCGATATTGATAAAGCACAACAAAAGATCGATGCTCTGGAAGGCGAAATTGGCACTGTAAAACATCACTTAGATAATCTTGTGGATTTTGCTGTTGATTATTTCAAAAAACTGAAGAAGGATTATGGCACAGGAAAAGAAAGAAAAACTGACCTTAGACTTTTTGAAGATATTGAAGCCACAAAGGTTGTTATAAGAAATACCAAGCTTTATGTGAATAGGGCAGAAGGTTTTGTAGGTACATCGCTTAAGAAAGATGAGTACGTTACCGAATGTTCAGATATTGATGATGTGATCTGTTTTACTGCAGATGGTAAGATGATGGTAACAAAAGTAGACTCTAAAACCTTTATTGGTAAAGATATTATTCATGTTGCGATTTTTAAGAAGAAGGATAAACGCACCACTTATAATATGATCTACCGAGATGGAAAAGCTGGTAATACGTATGTGAAGCGTTTTGCGGTGACTTCAGTAACCAGGGATCGTGAATATGACCTGAGTCAGGGTAAGAAAGACTCCAAAGTACTTTATTTCTCTGCAAACCCCAATGGAGAGGCAGAAGTAATCACGGTACTTTTACGCCAGGTAGGAAGCATTCGAAAGGTGAAATTTGATCTGGATTTTGCTGAAATTCTTATTAAAGGCCGAAATGTAAAAGGAAATTTGGTTACTAAATATTCCGTAAAAAGGATTGAACTCAAAGAAGAAGGCGTTTCTACCCTGAAACCACGCAGAATATGGTTTGATGATACCGTAAAAAGACTGAATGTGGATGAACGTGGTGAATTGCTGGGTGAATTTAGAGGAGAGGACCGCCTGCTTATTGTAACCCAGGATGGAGTGGCGAAAACCATTAAACCGGAACTCACTACAAGATTTGATAATGAGATCATCGTTTTGGAGAAATGGATAAAAGATAAACCTGTTTCGGCAATTTACTGGGAGGCTGAAAAGGAACGTTTTTATGTAAAACGTTTTCTTATAGAGCATCCAGATAAAGAAGAGAAATTTATTTCAGACCATGAAGATTCATTTCTTGAGCTGGTTTCTACCGATTACTATCCAATGGCTGAAATAGTATATACCAAGCCAAAAGGAAAAGAACGACGGGAGAATGAAAAGGTTAATATTGAAGAATTTATAGCGATTAAAGGTATAAAAGCACTGGGAAACCAGCTTACTTCAGAAAAAGTGAATGAAATAAACCTTCTGGATCCTATGCCTTTTGTGAAAGAGGTTTCAGAATCAAATGAAGACAACAATAATGAAGACTCAGAAGAAGAGATCACCGGGGAATCTATTAAAGCCGGAAAGATTAAAACTCCTGATAAAAAATCAAATCCAGATGATCAACCCTCTTTATTTGATGAATAA
- a CDS encoding DNA topoisomerase IV subunit B translates to MSENTKYTEDNIRSLDWKEHIRMRPGMYIGKLGDGSSQDDGIYILLKEVIDNSIDEFVMGAGKTIEISVQNQRVIVRDFGRGIPLGKVVDVVSKMNTGGKYDTRAFKKSVGLNGVGTKAVNALSSYFRVESSRDAKSHAAEFEQGELKDEEHLDETSRRRGTKITFIPDEVIFKNYKYRNEYIEKMLKNYVYLNPGLTIVFNGEKFYSENGLKDLLGDSIHEDDMLYPILHLKGEDIEVAITHSKSQYSEEYHSFVNGQNTSQGGTHLAAFREAVVKTVREYYGKNYEASDIRKSIVSAISIKVMEPVFESQTKTKLGSTDMGGKLPTVRTYINDFVKRNLDNYLHKNPETAESLQRKILQAERERKDLSGIRKLAKDRAKKASLHNKKLRDCRVHLGDSKHERCLETTLFITEGDSASGSITKSRDVVTQAVFSLKGKPLNSYGLSKKIVYENEEFNLLQAALNIEDSLEDLRYHNIVIATDADVDGMHIRLLLITFFLQFFPELIKENHLYILQTPLFRVRNKKETIYCYSEMERKQAMEKLSGKPEITRFKGLGEISPDEFVHFIGEDIRLDPVMLDKDKSIEEMLSFYMGKNTPDRQEFIIDNLKVELDLVEELGI, encoded by the coding sequence ATGAGCGAGAATACTAAATATACCGAAGATAATATCCGGTCGTTAGACTGGAAAGAACATATTCGTATGCGTCCCGGAATGTATATCGGGAAACTGGGAGATGGATCCAGTCAGGATGACGGTATCTATATTCTTTTAAAAGAAGTTATCGATAATAGTATTGATGAGTTCGTGATGGGCGCCGGAAAGACTATTGAGATTTCTGTGCAGAATCAACGGGTCATCGTTCGGGATTTTGGTAGGGGGATTCCGCTTGGGAAAGTTGTAGATGTAGTTTCTAAGATGAACACGGGTGGTAAGTATGATACCCGTGCCTTTAAAAAATCGGTAGGTCTTAACGGTGTTGGTACGAAAGCAGTAAATGCGCTTTCTTCTTATTTTCGCGTGGAATCTTCCAGGGATGCAAAAAGTCACGCTGCTGAATTTGAGCAGGGCGAATTAAAAGATGAAGAACATCTTGATGAAACTTCCCGCAGAAGAGGAACCAAGATCACTTTTATTCCCGATGAGGTTATTTTCAAGAACTATAAATACCGAAATGAATATATAGAAAAAATGCTTAAGAACTATGTCTATCTCAACCCGGGATTGACCATAGTTTTTAACGGAGAAAAATTCTATTCTGAAAACGGCTTAAAAGATCTACTGGGGGACAGCATTCATGAAGATGATATGTTATATCCAATTCTTCATTTAAAGGGTGAAGATATAGAAGTAGCTATTACCCACAGTAAATCTCAATATAGCGAGGAATATCACTCATTCGTAAACGGGCAAAATACTTCACAGGGAGGTACGCATCTGGCTGCTTTTCGAGAAGCTGTAGTAAAAACAGTGCGCGAATATTACGGAAAGAATTATGAAGCCAGTGATATCAGGAAATCTATCGTTTCAGCTATAAGTATTAAAGTAATGGAACCGGTTTTCGAAAGTCAGACGAAAACCAAACTGGGTTCTACAGATATGGGAGGAAAACTGCCTACTGTAAGAACTTATATTAATGATTTCGTAAAAAGGAACCTTGATAATTACCTGCATAAGAATCCTGAAACTGCTGAAAGTCTTCAGCGGAAGATCCTTCAGGCAGAAAGAGAACGTAAAGACCTTTCCGGAATTAGAAAACTAGCCAAGGACAGGGCTAAAAAAGCCAGTCTTCATAATAAGAAATTAAGAGATTGCAGGGTTCACCTGGGAGATAGTAAACATGAACGTTGTTTAGAAACTACTTTATTCATAACCGAGGGTGATTCTGCAAGTGGATCTATAACCAAAAGCCGTGATGTGGTTACCCAGGCAGTTTTTAGTTTAAAAGGAAAACCTTTAAATAGTTACGGACTTTCTAAAAAGATCGTATATGAAAATGAAGAATTCAATCTTCTTCAGGCGGCATTAAATATTGAAGATTCTTTAGAAGACCTTAGATATCATAATATCGTGATCGCTACTGATGCTGATGTAGATGGAATGCATATTCGGTTACTATTGATCACTTTTTTCCTCCAGTTCTTCCCTGAACTGATCAAGGAAAATCATTTATATATTCTTCAAACTCCTTTGTTTAGAGTTCGTAACAAGAAAGAAACGATCTATTGTTACAGTGAAATGGAACGTAAACAGGCCATGGAGAAGCTTTCCGGAAAACCTGAGATCACGCGATTTAAAGGTTTGGGTGAAATTTCGCCTGATGAATTTGTTCATTTTATAGGAGAAGATATTCGGCTTGATCCGGTAATGTTAGACAAAGACAAGTCTATCGAAGAAATGCTCAGTTTCTATATGGGTAAAAATACCCCAGATCGCCAGGAATTTATTATCGATAACCTGAAAGTTGAACTAGACCTTGTTGAAGAGCTTGGAATATGA